The Bacteroidota bacterium genome includes the window TCGTCTTCATTTTTATCCTCTCAGCAACCCTGTTCGCTCAGGATGATCCTATGAAAGCATGGACTGAATATATGACACCGGGTGAGATGCACCAGTGGCTTGCACAGTCTGTCGGTGTATGGAATTATACTCAGGAATCGTGGATGTCTCCGGGAACTGCTGCCACGGTTGATACAGGGATCTCCAAACACACCATGATACTTGGCGGCAGATATCTCCAGATAGTGCATGAAGGTTCTGCCTTCGGGACACCATTCACCGGAGCAAATATTGTCGGTTACGACAACAAATTGAAAAAATTCTTCTCCTTTTGGATAGACAATCTTGGAACGGGATATACCGTTGCCACAGGTGACTATGACAAAACCACGAATACGGTTACTCTCCTTGGCTCAATGCTTGACCCGGTCTCCGGCAGTGATTACAAATATAAAATGGTGATCATGCAACCTCAATCAGGGAAGGTGGCTAACGAGATGTATGGTTATGACAAGTCGGGAAGTGAATTCCTGATGATGAGATCTATTTACAAAAAGGCTGAGTAAAAGCTCATGTTTCTCCATTCCAAGGTTTTTGATGCAAAACGATAATATCGGCAATTTGGCCGGAGGTGATGGCACACCCGATGAAGCCAGCGTGATGAGAACCCGGCGGATTTTTGAAGCCGGCTGGCAGTCATCCATTGACGCCATGAGACTCTGTGACTCAAAGGGAACGATTGTCTATACTAATCCCTCCTTCTGCAAATTGTTCGAAAAAACCGAGGAACAACTTTTAGGGCAGGAATTTACAGTGATTCATTCTTTCGAATCAAAAAATCTCCCTGCCATTCTTAACAATTTCCATGAAACCCTTAAAACCAAAAATGCCCAGCAAAGGTATGAGGGTGAAGTTCACCTCTGGAATGGGAAATCGAAATGGGTGGAAGTTTCAAATTCTTTCATTGAATTCGATGATGAATTGTATCTTCTCAGTATCTTCAGAGATATCACAGACAGAAAAAATACTGAAATTGAACTTACTGCTGCCAAGGAAAGGGCTGAGGAAGCCAACAGAATAAAGTCCTCCTTCCTTGCAAACATGTCGCATGAGTTGAGAACTCCACTTATCGGGATCATGGGATTTACTGAAATCCTTCAAGAGAAGTCTCTTGATGATGAATGTGTCGAAATGCTCGAAAAAATTATGAAAAGCTCTAAAAGACTTCTTCAAACTTTTGAATCCATTTTCGATCTCTCACTTCTTGAAGCAAACAGACTCGAGTACCGCCTAAAGGATATCAGCATCAACGATTGTATCAAATCGGTAGCCAATCAGTACAAATCACTCGCGATGGAGAAAGGGATAACCCTCGAACTGGGACTGCCGGTCTACGATTTAAGGGGATACCTCGACGAAGCCGTCCTGATAAAAATTCTCACCAATTTAATCGACAATGCGGTAAAGTACACACCTGCAGGAGG containing:
- a CDS encoding DUF1579 domain-containing protein, translated to MKKAFFVFIFILSATLFAQDDPMKAWTEYMTPGEMHQWLAQSVGVWNYTQESWMSPGTAATVDTGISKHTMILGGRYLQIVHEGSAFGTPFTGANIVGYDNKLKKFFSFWIDNLGTGYTVATGDYDKTTNTVTLLGSMLDPVSGSDYKYKMVIMQPQSGKVANEMYGYDKSGSEFLMMRSIYKKAE
- a CDS encoding response regulator, which gives rise to MQNDNIGNLAGGDGTPDEASVMRTRRIFEAGWQSSIDAMRLCDSKGTIVYTNPSFCKLFEKTEEQLLGQEFTVIHSFESKNLPAILNNFHETLKTKNAQQRYEGEVHLWNGKSKWVEVSNSFIEFDDELYLLSIFRDITDRKNTEIELTAAKERAEEANRIKSSFLANMSHELRTPLIGIMGFTEILQEKSLDDECVEMLEKIMKSSKRLLQTFESIFDLSLLEANRLEYRLKDISINDCIKSVANQYKSLAMEKGITLELGLPVYDLRGYLDEAVLIKILTNLIDNAVKYTPAGGVKISLIEKDGLNQKFALITVADTGIGIQAPNIALVFDAFRQVSEGYSRAFEGSGLGLTLTKKFVQFLGGTITVESKEGVGSSFSVSLPLTGAPSKLSNLHNKDAENKVKPSLLVIDDDAIARDVFKLILGKEYNISEAYDYETAMALINEKKFDVIILDIMLGRSRMGLNIAQELRNMERYSKTPVVAITALAMRGDREKILEAGCSHYLSKPFRKADLVNIIKEALASATVN